Proteins encoded within one genomic window of Salipaludibacillus agaradhaerens:
- a CDS encoding phosphoglycerate kinase, translating into MNKKSIRDIDVKGKRVFCRVDFNVPMSNGEVTDDTRIRAALPTIQLLIEKGAKVILASHLGRPKGEAVDELRLDPVAKRLSDLLGQTVIKTDTVVGEEPQKAVSQLNDGDVVLIENVRFEAGEEKNDGDLAKQMAELADVYVNDAFGAAHRAHASTEGIAKHLPAVAGLLMEKELEVLGKAMANPERPFTAIIGGAKVKDKIGVIDNLLDKVDNLIIGGGLAYTFIKAQGHEIGESLLEEDKIDLAKQFMEKAEKKGVKFYMPIDGVIADKFGEDANTQVVAIDAIPSDWQALDIGPKTLETYRDVVKSSKLVIWNGPMGVFEMEKFAQGTKGVAEALADADNTYTVIGGGDSAAAVEKFDYADKMDHISTGGGASLEFIEGKELPGVVALNDK; encoded by the coding sequence ATGAATAAAAAGTCAATTAGAGATATAGATGTAAAAGGAAAGCGCGTATTTTGCCGTGTGGACTTTAACGTACCAATGAGTAACGGAGAAGTAACGGATGATACGCGTATTCGTGCTGCACTCCCTACAATTCAGCTCCTTATTGAAAAAGGGGCAAAAGTGATTCTTGCTAGTCACTTAGGTCGTCCTAAAGGCGAAGCAGTTGATGAACTAAGGTTAGACCCTGTAGCAAAGCGCCTAAGTGATTTACTCGGACAAACTGTTATTAAAACAGATACGGTTGTGGGAGAAGAACCACAAAAAGCCGTTTCACAATTAAACGACGGCGATGTTGTATTAATTGAGAATGTCCGTTTTGAAGCAGGCGAAGAGAAAAATGATGGAGATCTTGCGAAACAAATGGCAGAGCTTGCTGATGTTTATGTAAATGATGCATTCGGTGCTGCACACCGTGCCCACGCTTCTACAGAAGGGATTGCAAAGCACCTTCCAGCTGTAGCAGGCCTTTTGATGGAAAAGGAACTAGAGGTACTAGGGAAAGCAATGGCAAATCCAGAGCGTCCATTTACAGCGATCATCGGTGGGGCAAAAGTTAAGGATAAAATCGGTGTGATCGATAACCTTTTAGACAAGGTTGATAACCTAATCATCGGTGGTGGACTTGCCTACACATTCATCAAAGCTCAAGGACACGAAATTGGCGAATCCTTACTAGAAGAAGATAAAATTGATTTAGCGAAGCAGTTCATGGAGAAAGCTGAAAAGAAAGGTGTTAAATTCTATATGCCTATCGATGGTGTTATCGCTGATAAGTTTGGCGAGGATGCCAATACACAAGTCGTTGCAATCGATGCGATACCTTCAGATTGGCAAGCATTAGATATTGGTCCTAAAACACTCGAAACATACCGTGATGTTGTAAAAAGTTCCAAACTCGTCATTTGGAACGGACCTATGGGCGTCTTTGAAATGGAGAAATTCGCTCAAGGTACAAAAGGTGTGGCAGAAGCTTTAGCAGATGCGGATAATACGTATACTGTAATCGGTGGTGGTGACTCTGCAGCAGCTGTTGAAAAATTTGACTACGCAGATAAAATGGACCACATCTCAACAGGTGGCGGTGCTTCCCTAGAGTTCATCGAAGGTAAAGAACTCCCTGGTGTTGTGGCATTAAACGATAAATAA
- the tpiA gene encoding triose-phosphate isomerase has protein sequence MRKPIIAGNWKMNKTKAEALEFLNEVKGRVPSNDKVDSVICSPFLFLDALVQEAKGTDVKVGAQNMYFEENGAFTGEVSPVALSDLGVQYVVIGHSERRELFGETDETVNQKVHAAFKHGLTPIVCVGETLEERESNKTNDVVTKQVNAGLKGLSEDQVKQTVIAYEPIWAIGTGKTASSEDANDTCGVIRKVVESTFSQEVAEAVRIQYGGSVKPANIKELLGQSDIDGALVGGASLEAESFLQLVEAGNE, from the coding sequence ATGCGTAAACCTATTATTGCAGGAAACTGGAAAATGAACAAAACGAAAGCAGAGGCACTTGAGTTTCTGAATGAAGTGAAAGGACGGGTTCCTTCTAATGATAAAGTTGACTCTGTTATTTGCTCTCCTTTCCTCTTTCTTGATGCACTCGTTCAAGAAGCAAAAGGCACTGATGTAAAAGTTGGCGCTCAAAACATGTATTTTGAAGAAAATGGTGCATTCACTGGTGAAGTGAGCCCTGTAGCATTAAGTGATTTAGGTGTTCAATATGTTGTTATCGGTCACTCTGAGCGTCGTGAGTTGTTCGGCGAAACTGATGAAACTGTTAACCAAAAAGTACATGCAGCTTTTAAACATGGCTTAACACCAATCGTGTGTGTAGGAGAGACACTAGAAGAGCGCGAGTCTAACAAAACAAACGATGTGGTTACTAAACAAGTGAATGCAGGCTTGAAAGGATTGTCTGAAGATCAAGTTAAACAAACTGTCATTGCCTATGAGCCTATTTGGGCAATTGGTACAGGTAAAACAGCTTCATCAGAAGATGCTAACGACACGTGTGGTGTGATTCGTAAAGTTGTAGAAAGCACATTCTCACAAGAAGTAGCCGAAGCTGTTCGCATTCAATATGGAGGCAGCGTAAAACCTGCAAACATTAAAGAGCTTCTTGGCCAATCAGATATTGACGGCGCCCTTGTAGGAGGAGCGAGCCTCGAAGCCGAATCATTTTTACAACTTGTGGAGGCAGGAAATGAGTAA